In Perognathus longimembris pacificus isolate PPM17 chromosome 3, ASM2315922v1, whole genome shotgun sequence, a single window of DNA contains:
- the C3H11orf97 gene encoding uncharacterized protein C11orf97 homolog — MATRGASSSLAACRAKAWCPKAPKNPSGMRLQEAQVVTEAVAAPEAGSSGEQCRQPAGLGCWISGQSNGPQEPHKQWKKFLYCEPHKRIKEVLEEELYIKRDECHIKNPPAVALEGIWSIKRNLPVGGLTQGLPSRNTLLPQAKYYSRHGGLRSKMLCF, encoded by the exons ATGGCAACCAGAGGCGCATCAAGTTCCCTGGCAGCCTGCAGAGCTAAGGCCTGGTGTCCTAAGGCCCCCAAGAACCCCAGCGGCATGAGACTTCAGGAGGCCCAGGTAGTGACCGAAGCTGTGGCAGCACCTGAGGCGGGCAGCAGCGGAGAGCAATGTAGGCAACCTGCAGGGCTGGGATGCTGGATATCTGGTCAGTCAAACGGACCCCAGGAACCCCACAAACAGT GGAAGAAATTTTTATATTGTGAACCACATAAGAGAATTAAGGAAGTACTGGAAGAAGAACTTTATATTAAGAGAGATGAGTGCCACATTAAAAATCCACCTGCAG TGGCCCTGGAAGGGATTTGGAGCATTAAAAGGAATCTCCCTGTGGGAGGCTTGACACAAGGACTGCCAAGCAGAAACACTTTATTGCCACAAGCCAAGTACTATTCACGGCATGGAGGGCTGAGAAGTAAGATGTTGTGCTTTTGA
- the Ankrd49 gene encoding ankyrin repeat domain-containing protein 49 — translation MEKEKINHGEKTDAENSPDFSDHFNQLELLKTHGHLIPTGTQSLWLGNSDEDEEQDEKSEEWYQLQEKKMEKEPSKLLLWAAENNRLTTVRKLLSKKATHVNTRDDDEYTPLHRAAYSGHLDIVRELVAQGADVHAITVDGWTPLHSACKWNNTRVASFLLQHDADINAQTKGLLTPLHLAAGNRDSKDTLELLLMNRYIKPGLKNNLEETAFDIARRTSIYHYLFEVVEGCTNSSPKS, via the exons atggaaaaagagaaaataaatcatgGTGAAAAAACAGATGCAGAAAATTCACCGGATTTTTCTGACCACTTTAACCAACTTGAACTGTTGAAAACACATGGACACCTCATTCCCACTGGTACTCAAAGTCTATGGTTAGGCAATTCTGATGAAGATGAGGAACAAGATGAAAAAAGTGAAGAGTGGTATcaattgcaagaaaaaaaaatggagaaggagCCAAGCAAATTGCTTCTTTGGGCTGCCGAAAATAATCgg CTTACTACAGTGCGGAAACTTCTTTCCAAAAAGGCCACTCATGTGAATACTAGGGATGACGATGAGTATACCCCTCTTCATCGGGCAGCCTACAGTGGACACTTAGACATTGTCCGTGAGTTGGTGGCCCAAGGGGCAGATGTTCATGCTATAACTGTGGATGGCTGGACTCCCTTGCACAGTGCTTGTAAGTGGAATAATACCAGAGTGGCTTCTTTCTTACTTCAGCATGATGCAGATATCAATGCCCAAACGAAAGGCCTGTTGACCCCCTTGCATCTTGCTGCTGGGAACAGAGATAGCAAAGATACTCTAGAACTCCTTCTAATGAACCGTTATATCAAACCAGGTCTGAAGAACAACTTGGAAGAAACTGCATTTGATATTGCCAGAAGAACAAGTATTTATCACTACCTCTTTGAAGTTGTAGAAGGCTGTACAAATTCTTCTCCTAAGTCTTAA